DNA sequence from the Epinephelus fuscoguttatus linkage group LG2, E.fuscoguttatus.final_Chr_v1 genome:
ctaacaTTTCGTGTGCACATGTATGATTCTCtgctcaaggacctctcatGCTTGCAGTGATTCACAGTTGTTGAATATCCTGTTTAATTGACTGTTTCATATCGTCATTGATTGCTGACTCCTTACGCTTCTTAAGTGACCAATAGGGGGCGTAAATTTTCTGTGAATTGGCCTGGCTAAAAAAATCATGCAATACCGTCTACTGCAGGCCACAGTTTTTTCCATGGTGGAAAACTGACATCcaaagaaaagtttggtctcattttaaacttgagtatctgcagattatttttataCCTGATACGTTATAATTTGGATTtccattcatcaggtggacacaaacacaactccaaataaatgataatgtccctctgtgtctgctggatgtgtgaatCCACAATTGTTTGCTAACACACTAGCTGCAACGACTGAAAAAAGTTATACTATGTCAGATTACAGCTTGATTTTCAGTGGCCAAAAGATtcttaatgcagctttaagctTGCAGACTGTCCATACTTCAGCTGTCAGTGGTCACTCTACAATACAGGTGTACAGTTTAAACCTCTCATCACTGCTGTGTATTGGCACCATAGGTTCGCCTTCTCCAGGAACAGGCAGCCAACCATCGTTCCCATCCCCAACCCCAATGTAGCCATTGGTAGGGCCACCCAGATGAGTCCTACTGACATCCTTCGGGTGAACCGCCTTTACCGCTGCAGTAAGTACCTTTTTCAAACCTAATCCTCCCTGCCTAAACTTCCCACTTGTTTCTACATATACCTGCAGTATATTTCTCCTGAGCTACATAACATTTCACCTGTCTCCCTACCTGTCTCCTAACTGTACTCTCTCATACTGTCTTCCCGCTCAGTCAGGCTGAACACGAAGATCAAAAACTATGTTCATTGTAGCCGTGCCATAAAGAAATCAAGCAGCATTTACAGACTTTGACGTCTTTTTTAATCCATGTCAGATACGGCTGCTTCCAGAAGCAACCCTGAACACAAGCAGAAGAATGATGTCCTCTGAATCAAAGTAAGTGGGTCGTGggtttggatgttttttttggAAATTGCTATGTACACACTATCCTCAGTGTGATGTAGAGAAGAGTTTCCATCACTTTCATTTTTAGGAACTTTaatttactgatttttttttttttattttaaatgttttgtgacattttgccACTGTAAGATAGTCACTGATCCAGACAGGAAACATTAATGTACATTTGTGCAGCCATGTTTCCTCTAAGTCAAACATTGATCtatgatatttatttttttatttatttaacccatTTTTAACCAGGTAAGTTCCTCTGACATCAATGATCTCTTTTTTCAAGGGAGACCCGGCCAAAACagcagcatacaaaaaagtaaCAGCGAAACATCCACgcaataaaaaacatattagAACACCTACACACAATGACAAGACCCAACAGATTAATTCATCCTTGTTcttatgagagctttaaaatcaggcagagACCAGTTCACATAGCTTCGTGCACTAGGAATACACCTGTTAATACACCTGTTACTTCGAAACTTTATGTATGTGCTGTATgtatgcgtatgtgtgtgtgtgtgtgcacatcctCATATTCATTTAATATTCTTTTACAGTCTCCTCTTTTTCCAACAGATCAAGAGGAAATGAAGCTGATTGATGCATCTTTTTATCTACAAGCAAAATCAGAAACGCATCTTGTGCTTAATGAAAGTGATTAAATTTATTAAtaggattgattgattgattgattgattgaaattaaCAAGTTGATTAAATGAGCTTTTGCGGCGTACTAATGAGATATGAAAAGCATCCTGATATATGTACATGTAGATGAATAACTGCTTGTGAGTCTGATTGAATACatataatgaataaaaatgcataTTCACATATCTCAGCCTCAGCCTGTGTCTGTTTGCAACACACTTTGACCTGAAAAGAAATAAGCTGTACAAGTGTGACTATAAAAACAAGGCTTATTCTTTCATCTAGAAGCAGAACTCAGTGTGAACCAGGTGATCAGCAATATTCACACTTTCTGTCATTCTCACTGATGCAGAGAATCTTGTACTCTCGGTCACTCTTGGTTCATTTCGGTGAATAGAATAAACTCAATGAGTCTCAGTTGACACCCACGGCTTGttgttcaaaatacacttcatgtGGCCGACCACACAATACTGGTTTATCAAGcaagatcactttgcatttttttggccACAGTTCGTAGAGATGAACCAAGCAGGACCTGAGCAAGTGGaactattttgttttcatacacacacattaaacaagcAAATGAACGGTTATCTAACGACAGACATTTCCCTCTGGCcgacatggccacagcaaagaaCCATTAAGTTGACAGCGAGGGCTGCTGCTTTCAGGAGCAGTGGAAAATTGAACactttttcactgaaagatgAAACAGTCGCTCGGTCTCATTTGTATGGGATTTTTATTTTGAGCAACATACTTGATGCAAGAAGCATTTTCACACTCGCTTATTTGgcccttattttttttaaaaaaaagtttggacacagtGGAGTCTAGGCATCCACAAGGTCCTCGTCTTACCATATCTTAACCTTCAGAAACCCTGGAGTTCTCTTCACCTCTTCACTGTCTGCCTGCATGCAGACTGTGAAGGACTCCGAGGCCTCCAAAAATATCTAACCATGACCATAGATGCGTGCACGTTCCTGGAGTTATGACTATTTGTGATGACTTATACATATGTTCACATTCAATAATTCTTCCAGGACACTCACATTGTTGGCCTTCATGAACAGAGCCCAGTGAAGCTgcttcataaacacacacaggtgataAAATGTAGCACATACTGGAGATGATAAACCTGTTTATGGCCTTGGTCTGAATGCCAGACTCAGCACATACACATATGTCCACCTGTGGGAATGAGTCTCAGTTTGATATTGAGAACACGTAGGGTGAACAAAATAACAAATACTATCCTGCAAAAGATTTTATTATCTCATACAATAcctttaataaatacatttgttatAACAGgagtttatttaactatatggCCATTTGTAGTGGTTTTTAATAGACTGTAAAGTGATCCTTTTATGTTGTCTATCTTAATTGGGAGGGTGTGTTTCATTACGCTGCACAGGTGCTGCTTTTGTGTGAGGCATCATACTCCAACTTCACCTGTGTAATCATAGTACATAAATATGGTTTCATTCAAGGGTTCATGATGACAGCAGAGGTCAACTGACACTCATCACACTTTTTAGCAACCCAGTGTTAGATGAATACAGGCCATGAAACAGTGACTTTTCCACATGTTTCTGTCCCTGTATAGTGGTAAAGGCATCAAGTGTCCTTTTTCCCACCCACAGTGGTATTGAGATGTTTCTGTCTATACACGTGTTCAAACCATATGTGACTGATAAGCCTGTGAGTTTAGCTGATTCTGGGCTTTCTTAGTACCCAGATAATCCATATTAGGGCTCACTGACGCAGTTGAACGTATATAAAAACCTGGAGTGAAACCTCGGCTGCACAAGTCCACACAGAGGATCCAAGGTGAGTTCAGCTGCAGATGTCTGCAGCACAGTGTGATGGAGAAGTGTGCACGCTCTTTCAGCTGTCTTTGTTGGGGGGTTCAAACACTGTGTTTCCTCTGAGTGGAAGCTGATTCATGTCTGTGTCCTGCAGATCTGCTGGTATGGCTCGCATGTCTGTTTTCAGGTTCTCAGCtctggctctgctgctgctgtctgcctgCTGTTGGGCTGACAATGAGGTAGGATCATAGTGGAAGAGAAACAGTTGCCAGTGGAGGCAGAATGATTACTGGACATTCGCCATGTTGCATCATGTGGCACTTCCAGATGTTATAAAATACCTGTTAAGCCTCAACTGCCACAGTCAAACAGGAAACGACTCCTGTCTCACATATGAAGCTGCTCAACTTCTTCACATTTacattaattttttattttaattaagttTTTATGCTTTATTTTAGCAGTATTTTGATAATGAACATGTGTCTTGTAACTCCCTTATATAACAGTTTGAATATGAACGTCCCACTTTGAGACACAGTATTTGGCTAACTGGCCAGAAAGTTCTTGTGTTAACTTTTAGCTGTAATTTTAACtcatgtttttctctctgtttctgatATGTTTGTTTTCCCTCCTCCAATCCCACGCTGAACCTGCAGGCAGGTATGTAATGTATTCTAACAGTCAGACCTGATGTACTGACGTGCACAGTATTGTAACAAGTTTATTTTCACACAAAGTGAAATTGTGTCGATGTCACTGTGCAGAGGAGATTGCAGAGGAGGACTTAGGggatctgtctgtctctgaactTCTGGAGAGAGCCAACAGTAATCTGCGTGAGTGTGAGCTGCTGCAGTCACCATGTCTCCCATGAAAACTGCTGATATGTCACTATTGTCTCTTCTATTAGTAGCAGTTCAGCTGGTTTCTGAGTTGCTGTGTGATGTGTTTCAGTCCGTTCTGATGATGGTCCCATCCTGACTGAGGGAGACATCGTCATCGACAGCGAGACCGAGAGAAACGCCGACCCCTGCACCAGCCGTGGCTGCAAGTGGGGCAAATACACTGACGGAAAGGTCTACATTCCTTATTACATCGCCAGTCACTTCTGTAAGTGTCACACAGAGGTCCAAATATGCTCTGTCCATATACAGTAGCTTCATTTTTAATGCAGCCGGTTGTAGCAGCAAAAGGTTCGAGAGTGAGAGTGACCAGAGAGCTAACTGTTCATACACCAGAATCTAACAGACAGGGGCCTGTTTGATGCTCACTGATGATAATAAACTCATTAATAGCAGCAGTCAGGTCCCCTGAGTCACAACATGAATGACTAAAGTTGAAACAGAtgtaagacaaaaacaacagtcagCAAAAGGTCAAATCCAACACAGTCAGGATTCACTCAACCAATTAATTACAAACCACTGAGTCAGTCAAGACGCTTTCACTCATCAGTCATTTGCAACAACACAAGTTACAGAAGCTGTCAGAAACTCCTCTAACATCAGTTTTCCTTGTGCCGCGTGTTGGTAAAAAGCTAACTGTTGTGTGGTGTGGTCCTGCCAGCCTCCCGTGAGAAGGCCATCATCACCCGTGGACTGGAGTCCTTCTCTTCCTTCTCCTGCATCCGCTTCAGGCCCAGCAGGAGCAGCGACCGCGACTGGCTGAGCATCGAGTCCAAGGACGGGTAAGAGAGAGATGTTACACAGTGAGTTTGAGTCGGAAGCTTTTCTCAGACTTCTGTGTTCTTCAACTCGTCTCTGATCCTGTCCAGCTGCTACTCCTACGTCGGCCGTCGTGGTGGTAAGCAGGTGGTGTCTCTGGCCCGTCGTGGATGCCTCTACCATGGAACCGTCCAGCACGAGCTGCTCCACGCTCTGGGCTTCAACCACGAACAGACCCGCAGTGACAGGGACAACCACATCAAAGTCCTGCTGCAGAACGTTCAGTCTGGTAATGGAGCTGTTTATTATTCAGAGTGGAGTGTTAGAGAGGAGACCCAGGAAAGTGTAGACGAGTCTATTCAGATAAGAGACACTGATATGATTTGTTTTCCTAAAAACATGCAGACCTGAAGTTTAATATTTAATGAATAAACCTtatgaacaaaaacactgaacataCAACCTTACGGACAGACAAGATTGTATCAGACAAAACAGAAGCTCATTGTGTGACTGcagttttccaaatataaaACCATTAGATGTAGACTGGATTTTCTCCAGCAGCTGGACTCTTTTATGTCCAGAGTCAAAGTGAattcaaagcaaacaaatgtcACTTTAAACTAATGctattcttgtttttgtttttaggaaTGGAGCACAACTTCAGGAAGATCGCCACCCTGAACCAGGGCACTCCCTACGATTACAACTCTGTCATGCAGTACCACAAGTGAGAACAACTGGCTTCACTTCAGCCCTGCTCTGTGTCgtcatacgtgtgtgtgttgtgcgtGCAGGAAGTGCTGTGGTTCAGCCTAACTGCTGTGTGTCCTCTTGCAGGTACGCCTTCTCCAAGAACAACCAGCCCACCATGCTCCCCATCCCTAACAACAACGTGTCCTTTGGTAACGCTAAGGAGATGAGTCGCAACGACATCGCCAGGCTTAACACGCTCTACGGCTGCTGTGAGTGTCCACATGAGCATATTAtgaatatatacacacacacatgctgcctGTTACACTCAGTTTGACCTAACCCACCTGTGTGCTGATCACTGTTACAGAGGAAGCCCGTTCAGATGTGTTGACAGACAGATCAGAGGGAAGACTGAACAACAGAAGCTGCGGACTTCAACTCATCAGCACACCAGTCATGATCAAACTATAAAGTTACTctgagtgaaataaaaaaatgatttccCTGACTCATTCCCTTCTCAAGCCACTTTGAAAGCTCCATACATGACTGAATAACAGTGTGAAAATCTTCTGCTCAAACAAACCTCATACAAAAATTTATAGTTTCTGGGAATCTGGTAGTTTCATTAAGCAAATGCAGATGAATGCTGAATATTGTGTAACTTTGTCTTATGTGTTGGTAAATTTATTAACCTACATTTTCTGAGTATATAGATCTACAGTAGATTACTATTACTTTTACACATGGACTACAACTTTCTTTTAGGTATTGGGGAGGTGAAATATCTTTAAAGTTACAGACTGGTTTTGTCAGTAGCTGTCCCTCTCCATATCACCACATTtcctataaaaaaaatacttgaatTGACCTCTCGCTAAGCCCCGCCGTTTTGtaatggtccgacaagctgtcagagtaagcatggtacccacactgtcactaactgcactccctaaagaaatattatcatgtttttggacaaatgaaagagtgattccagagagaagcagacagaggggtctacagtctgtgtttgaaggatatatccaggatgtcaaactgactcagcagcaacaacaggttaaaaagacaaagatagttagaagctaaagccgaactataggctacagatcacagtgtaaaagtgaaccaccacatcactgctgatcgccacacaagacaatgaatataaagggaaactttgctcatattgaaccagctgtgtggcatcgcagtgtgtgcagatgaacggtgtttggatTCACCCCCATGCTGCTGACAGCACCCCGACCTcgtttcccttcactggttcctgtacagcagggtcgctctttgtttcactgttataatcattaaaaaaaaaaaagcagcatgtgtatgcattcagtaggctatattttcagtagctagctagctaaccctacacttttcagggtttgattttggttttggaacagggaagaaatgtatatctttttccaacctctccaggtaacgagtatcattaatacacgtcgtgccccaggcacaacatttagatccaaatccacaaaaccagcctgaaaatcaaagaaatctgaaacgacttcattagagtcaatggagcacagctgtgttgttgttggaccctggtctgagccggcccgatgctacattatgattggtCAGTCTGTGTTCGGAGGCGAGACTTAGTGAAAGGTCAATTATCAGGCTTGCTGACATTTTTagaagaaatgtgtttttacaataaaaaactaCAATATTGATAAAGAATATTATTGAAACTATTACCATCTTTCTGTTATTGATTTAAGTTCTGTTCACTCAGGATATCAGTGCTTTGAACATTCTAATACTAATAAAAGTAATGCTATCAGACATATATTGGTTTAAATATGTTGCACAGTGTTACAATGACTTACTATAAGGTAGTATTTCTTTATGCTTCCAATTTCAGCAGGTAACTACTGAAACCACTATAGCAGATTAATACAAAATTTGGTCAGACATATTTTTGTAGTGTCATGATCATGTTCATTTATATTAGTGCTAAAGTAAGAAactaaatgtgtattaatctggGTACTGATATCAACAGTATTATCAGTGCTCTGTGTAGAGAGTTGTAGTTATTGACAGCCTCCACTGGAGGGCGTCACTATCCTCATGATGACACAGAAAGGTTTCAGTCTTTATCAGTTTAACAGTAAAAATGCTTTCACGTTAATATTAACAATACATGTAACTTGAACAGTATTTCTAACAATATTAAAGTATCACTATACCCATCTTTGAAAATGGCCTTTGTCCTACCCTAAATTGTGTAGTGCTTCTTTCTTGGTGTGTTTCTTTTTGGGTCCTCagtttgattgtattttgtggagcactttgtgaattttatttctGTGGAAGGTGCTATGATGacaattacatttattatcaCTATTCTGTTACTGGAGTGACTGACTCTCTGGACTAGCTGAAAACTTCAGCATGGACACATTCAGAAATGAGCACTGCCCTCCAGTGGACACAGTCACAAATTACAATACTCACAGTGACTATGGAGCCAAGAACATTTGGAGAGTTGGGATTGTGTACAAGAACATCTAATTGTGTGCAAGTTTTAAAGCTTGCAAAACAATAGCTGTAAAAAATACTTTAtaaatgtgagaaaaaaaatgtgtgagaatgtgtaaaaaagatttgtaagtgcttaaaaaatttaaaaataaatacaagttGTGCTCAAAATTCCCACACTGTATGTGTCATTAaagtttcaaacacacacacagttcagagTTACAGAAAAATCCAGCTGATCACAATCATTTGGCGTTTTAGGGTGGGCACAACTACATGCTGTAACTATTTTTGCAGTCACTGTGTGCAGCTTCTTGGAGTCAGTGAGATTCAAGCACAcaaatgaggtaaacatataaATGAGTGCGCTTCAGAGGTGTCGGTAGGcgcatttttaaattttggacAGTATCAGGCTCGCTGTTTTCCCCTGTTTCCACTCTCCAggctgtgtttgtatgttttaatgACTTACAACTAAAATCAGGCTGCATTTTGAAAGTGGTTAATTCTTAGAGTCATTACAGGAAGCACAATTTATATCAATACATTGGGATAAATGTTGATATATCATCACATTAGCTGTGGATGGAATGAACGTTCCCCACCACACATTGGCTACATATAGTGGCCTTGTCACAGTTGACTGCTGTGGGCGGGTTTATATTGCCAACAGTGTGTTGAATGTCCCACACTGATAAGGACAGAGgagtgtgttttatgtgacagatGTTTCAAGCTCAGACTGTCAGATCTACAACACAACATTTAAGCATTGGGGAGGACACAGTGAAGTTTCTGCTGGGGACAATATACATGAATACAGACAATAGGAGgtttttagaaacactgatgttcCCTACATGTCCCCAGTGCAACCCCTATTAGAAACTGTGGATATCATTAGTATAGTTTTTTATGTATGAATAGTAtttgatatatattttctttcaaTGTGATCTTATATAATACCAACTGGACAAACTCTATTGATAAGGACCATGTAATGATATTAAAGTAATTTAATATAATTCATCTAATTTATAAGAAATAAACCCAAAAGCTCCCTACTTTAAATCATACTTTTTGCTGCACCAAGACACCGTCATGTCTTTCCTCAAGAAAGGGAAATCAAGGTTTCAAAAAAGAGAATaaggaggaaagagaaagaatgCAAACTGCCtttataacatatatatatatataaaaatcccGTTTTACCCCACCCCCATGAGGGTGTGGTGGTCGTGTGTCTTCCTCAAGCTTGAGTCCTCCACCAGAGGCCCACATGTACATCAAAGGACCAAAGGACGAAGGGTAGGGGGAGCAGAGTAGACTGCTTCTgcatagggcccagaatttgcCTACGCCCTGATAACCACCAGAACAAGAAAGCAGAAAAGAACTAACTCTATTGTGCTTCTATATAACAATGAGAGGGCCATCAACCAAAGATAAAATGTCTACAGCCACCAAAATGCaagtttgtagtttcagtgtaTTGAGAAATTGTTTTGCATGTAGtgttataaaaacaaaaaccacttggGCCCACAAAGTAAATTATCATGGTATTTTTGATCAAATACCTCCATATTGATATGCAACAGTATTGCAGGGTTGGCtactggtgctttcacaaataCTTACACGAAGACATATTTGATAGAGTTGTACCGAtgccgataccagtatcggaaatgcctccaatactgcctaaaatgcggtatcgggcatcggcgagtacagcctatgagcAATCcaataccacgtaatgcctcacgtcattacgcatacgcacgctacaggcaaacgaaaccGAAATGGAGCTCAAAAAGCATtatactgtagcctttaaaatgtctttttcaccaaattgtgtggctgcactttaacctgtgtcttgatctgtgtcaacactggattatactaataataaaaaaaagttttatggcattcattctactattatgtatttatttcttaatattttacatagagttttaagagttgagacatacaacaattcatatcccatccatttttattttacgcacTGGTATCAGATTGGTACTCAGTAttggcagatacctaaggttcagggatcggaatcggtatcgggaaggaGAAAGaggtatcggtacatctctaatatttgataaataatcatcactAAAGTGGATATTATGTGTGAGTAAAAGCAAAAAATAGAACAGCTGGAACAGTCCGGTACAAAAATTACATCACATTACTATAATGCAGCCTTAATAACCAAATAAAGACAACACCGAGTGTAtaacgatatccaaaatcttaGACAATCTTAGGGATGTATGACAATATCGGCACGTCATTGGTATCGGCCAAtctgctttttttatttgcaaaatGAATGAGTGTTATGTCAATTGAAaggtattgtatttcatgtctccatctgctgatgggccatcacaataagaaTATGCACACATAATGTGATGCTAATTCCACTAcagatcactaaaattaggttgGTAAAGAAAGTGGATATCTCAATATCAGTATCGTTATCAGTTAAATGGGTTGGTACATAATATGTGCTCCCATAAaaagatatattgatatattgccaAGCTCTCACTGTCACAATCACTTAGAGTATATGTAGCGTGTAATGTTGGAGCTCAGAGTAACTTACCACACTGGCCCGTCCTGTCCAGGTACATCAGGCCGATACATCATGGCgtccatcacaacaacaaaaaacagtgttAAATCCAAAGTCCGGTGCCAAAAGAAAAACGGACTAAACATAAAAAATCACGGTGTCCCACTACTGATTCCCCCAGTGTTGTTTTGGCCCTACTCAGGTGTAACCGGAAGTAACATATCTCCTCTTGATCCGCCGAACGACGGTTCACTCAAACTGCAAAGCTAGCTAACGGCTAAAGATGCTAAACTAGCTAGCTAGGTGTTAGCGGGCTTGGTAGCAACGTCTTTTATAGTCATACACAGTCACGAAACAAAAGCCCCACACTCTGTATGCTCCCGTGCTCATAGGAGGGTCCTGTCAGATCACTATTTAGTACTATTTTTTACTAACTTTCCCTGCTTGACCTCTCCATGTTGCTATCTCTCAAACTCCATTGCTGCTGacctttcctcttcttctgctccCATGATTGGCTGACACCTTTACAAGGAAATGACCACCCATTCaacttaaaatgaataaatcaattaatcagttaataaATAGCATAAAAACAATACAGATGTTATAAAATTATATCCAGAAATGACAGAAATCTTATATATCAGGTCATGAGATTATGTACAGGGCGCACAGGTTCAGTGTTTTAGTAGCTTTCTTATTTTTTGAGAATAGAATTGACTTAATGTTTGAGTTCAGATTCAATAACTGAAAAGGACGGTTTATGAGCGGAAAAGTTTGATTCATGAATGTATGTTTTGGCAAGTAATAAAGTCaaattgatgatgtaacactgATTTGCTTTGGTAGAGGGACCGCCCATTCAACTTGACCTCTCAGTAAAGCCTACTTTGTAAACCCTATTTCTCAAGAATTGATATAAATAACTGCTGTTATGAGAAAACAAACTTTGTTATCTCAAGATAACAGCATTAAAAAAGATTATTGCAAGCACGGCCACTCTTGGATTCTGTAACATTCAACACCTGTGTGAAGAAGAGGAACGACTGTGAGCCAGACTTTTTCAGCATACATCAGTTTTGGACCTCTCTAGTaattttttcttgtgttttgcaaatgatttaaaagtatttttatagttatatGGGCAGTACTGCACTCcatacacacacccactgaCACACCTGGGACAGGTGAAATATTTCACACAGGCTGCGAGGACTCAGGAGTTTCCATTGGCAGTGATAAAGGtgtgctgttgtgtttgtgcattttgaTCATGTTGTTTATTCGCCCTCACAGTACCTGGACCGTATAAAAACTCTGACTGGTGACAGCGAGACATTCTCTCTTCAGGCTTTCAGGTAAGAACCCCGTCCTCCTTTAACACCACACACTTCATCACTCTTACACACAGCGCCAGTGATTTAGGTGTCATCTAATGCCTCAGTCAGGCATCTTACATTGATATTTTGAATGCAGAGTGCTACATATTcctaatgactttttttctttcctccccttCTTTATCCTCTCTGGTTATCACAGGTCTGTTGCAGCCATGTTGGTTTTCTCTTGGTCTCTCGTGACCCTTCTGCTGGTGTCCTCTTCCTGGGCTGAGGTAAAATGTTCCACAAACCACCTCATCTCACTGACATGACACAAGGCCTGCATGTAGGGTTCAAACAAGACAAT
Encoded proteins:
- the LOC125900510 gene encoding hatching enzyme 1.2-like, producing MSVSCRSAGMARMSVFRFSALALLLLSACCWADNEAEEIAEEDLGDLSVSELLERANSNLLRSDDGPILTEGDIVIDSETERNADPCTSRGCKWGKYTDGKVYIPYYIASHFSSREKAIITRGLESFSSFSCIRFRPSRSSDRDWLSIESKDGCYSYVGRRGGKQVVSLARRGCLYHGTVQHELLHALGFNHEQTRSDRDNHIKVLLQNVQSGMEHNFRKIATLNQGTPYDYNSVMQYHKYAFSKNNQPTMLPIPNNNVSFGNAKEMSRNDIARLNTLYGC